In Burkholderia contaminans, the following proteins share a genomic window:
- a CDS encoding complex I subunit 4 family protein codes for MHDFPFLSLAIWAPILFGACLLRAGSDHHPRRTRLIALAGALVGLAAVVPLVAGFDAHSAAMQFVESRNWLAAFNSGWRVGIDGASLWLVVLTAFTTLVVVVASWESVTVRVAQYYASFLILSGLMVGVFVAQDGLLFFIFFEATLIPLYLLIGTWGRERRVYAAVKFFFISFAGSLLLLMAMLYLYAQSHTFDMAVWRTLQLGFAPQLLVFLGFFAAFAVKVPMWPVHTWLSDVYTDGPTGAALMLAMLKLGGYGFLRFALPVTPDASHFFAPAVIALSLFAIVYASLIALAQTDLGKLLAYSTVAHMGIVTLGLFLFNRIGVEGAIVQLVSYGFVAGAMLLCVNVLVDRTKQREIAAYGGVAGVMPRFATFTVLFAMANVGLPGTSGFVGEFMVIMGAIRFNFWIGAIAALTLILSASYTLWMLKRVVFGKVASQRIAKLADLNRREIVMFTSLALVVLAVGIDPKPFTDAIDPTVGRLIEDASHSKLPTGDGPAQPQQSYMASTHG; via the coding sequence ATGCATGATTTCCCCTTCCTGAGCCTGGCCATCTGGGCTCCGATCCTGTTCGGCGCGTGCCTGCTGCGCGCCGGTTCCGACCATCATCCACGGCGTACGCGGTTGATCGCGCTCGCCGGCGCGCTGGTGGGGCTTGCGGCAGTCGTGCCGCTGGTTGCCGGTTTCGATGCGCATTCGGCCGCGATGCAGTTCGTCGAAAGCCGCAACTGGCTGGCGGCATTCAATTCCGGATGGCGGGTCGGCATCGACGGCGCGTCGCTGTGGCTCGTCGTGCTGACCGCGTTCACGACACTCGTGGTGGTGGTGGCGTCGTGGGAGTCGGTCACGGTACGCGTCGCGCAGTACTACGCGTCCTTCCTGATCCTGTCGGGGCTGATGGTCGGCGTATTCGTTGCACAGGACGGGCTGCTGTTCTTCATCTTCTTCGAGGCGACGCTGATCCCGCTTTACCTGCTGATCGGCACGTGGGGGCGCGAGCGTCGCGTGTACGCGGCCGTGAAGTTCTTCTTCATCTCGTTCGCCGGCTCGCTGTTGCTGCTGATGGCGATGCTGTACCTGTACGCGCAGTCGCATACGTTCGACATGGCCGTATGGCGCACGCTGCAGCTCGGCTTCGCGCCGCAGTTGCTGGTGTTCCTCGGCTTCTTCGCCGCGTTCGCGGTCAAGGTGCCGATGTGGCCGGTCCACACGTGGCTGAGCGACGTCTACACCGACGGCCCGACCGGCGCCGCGCTGATGCTTGCGATGCTCAAGCTCGGCGGCTACGGGTTCCTGCGCTTCGCGCTGCCGGTCACGCCCGATGCGAGCCACTTCTTCGCGCCGGCCGTGATCGCGCTGTCGCTGTTCGCGATCGTTTACGCGAGCCTGATCGCGCTCGCGCAGACCGATCTCGGCAAGCTGCTCGCGTATTCGACGGTCGCGCACATGGGGATCGTCACGCTCGGGCTGTTCCTGTTCAACCGGATCGGCGTCGAAGGCGCGATCGTCCAGCTCGTGTCGTACGGCTTCGTCGCGGGCGCGATGCTGTTGTGCGTGAACGTGCTCGTCGATCGCACGAAGCAGCGCGAGATTGCAGCGTACGGCGGTGTGGCGGGCGTGATGCCGCGTTTCGCGACCTTCACCGTGTTGTTCGCGATGGCCAACGTCGGCCTGCCGGGCACGTCGGGGTTCGTCGGCGAGTTCATGGTCATCATGGGCGCGATCCGCTTCAACTTCTGGATCGGCGCGATCGCGGCGCTGACGCTGATCCTCAGCGCGTCGTACACGCTGTGGATGCTCAAGCGCGTCGTGTTCGGCAAGGTCGCGAGCCAGCGGATCGCGAAGCTCGCCGACCTGAACCGTCGCGAGATCGTGATGTTCACGTCGCTCGCACTCGTGGTGCTGGCGGTCGGCATCGATCCAAAGCCGTTCACCGACGCGATCGATCCGACCGTCGGACGGCTGATCGAAGACGCGAGCCATTCGAAGCTGCCGACCGGGGACGGCCCCGCGCAGCCGCAGCAGTCGTACATGGCGTCGACGCACGGCTGA